Proteins encoded by one window of Chondromyces crocatus:
- a CDS encoding ArnT family glycosyltransferase — MKNAARSRWVDPLVGLALGVAFVALLLDTAGNLGYARDEGFYFAAADRYAAWFELLASDFRTAVSRRAVDAAWSVNHEHPALIKSLFALSSHTLQGKLGLFSMPGTSYRFPGMVLSGIGVALVYWWGTAARGRAAGLVSAGLFAMMPRYFYQAHLACFDAAIVTVWLLCAYCYWRSLRDGGSVWPLLCGLTFGLALNTKHNSWFLPIVCSAHATAIVLHGLITREPKGDVPRRALTALMAMALIGPIVMVAMWPWLWRDTFARLREYALFHLEHDYYNMEFFGVTYWTPPMPRLYAPVMTAATVPTITLLLALLGLAMAARTRLVPTLGKLVERVGSRGRAVPLLAKLQRGPRSPSDPAATELLWFLGIAAIYAAWLSPKTPIFGGTKHWMTAYPFLALFAGSAFAALVRRAGIALRRQGRHAALAQLGRGPLPAVVMGAMVLVAPIAETLHAHPFALSAYTPLVGGASGAATLGLNRTFWGYTTGAVVDYLNAEVPRGGTVYIHDTLWPSWEMLIRDGRLRKDIRGVGSSAKADFALYHHEQHMQGEAYQAWVALGTTSPAHIGGLDGVPVILVYRARRP, encoded by the coding sequence ATGAAGAACGCGGCTCGATCTCGCTGGGTGGATCCGCTGGTGGGCCTCGCGCTCGGCGTGGCGTTCGTGGCGCTCCTGCTCGACACGGCGGGCAACCTGGGGTACGCGCGGGACGAGGGCTTCTACTTCGCCGCCGCGGATCGCTACGCCGCCTGGTTCGAGCTGCTCGCCTCGGACTTTCGCACGGCCGTGAGCCGGCGCGCCGTGGACGCGGCCTGGTCGGTGAACCACGAGCACCCGGCGCTCATCAAGTCGCTGTTCGCGCTCTCCAGCCACACCCTGCAGGGCAAGCTCGGGCTCTTCTCGATGCCCGGGACGAGCTACCGGTTCCCGGGGATGGTCCTGTCCGGGATCGGCGTGGCGCTGGTGTACTGGTGGGGCACAGCCGCGCGAGGGAGGGCCGCGGGGCTCGTCTCGGCGGGGCTCTTCGCCATGATGCCGCGGTACTTCTACCAGGCGCACCTGGCCTGCTTCGACGCGGCGATCGTGACGGTCTGGCTGCTCTGCGCGTACTGCTACTGGCGCTCGCTGCGCGACGGCGGGAGCGTGTGGCCTCTGCTCTGCGGCTTGACCTTCGGCCTGGCGCTGAACACGAAGCACAACTCCTGGTTCCTCCCCATCGTCTGCAGCGCCCACGCCACCGCCATCGTGCTGCACGGGCTCATCACCCGGGAACCGAAGGGCGATGTCCCTCGCCGCGCGTTGACGGCCCTCATGGCGATGGCGCTGATCGGGCCCATCGTGATGGTGGCGATGTGGCCCTGGCTCTGGCGCGACACCTTCGCGCGGCTGCGCGAGTACGCGCTGTTCCACCTGGAGCACGACTACTACAACATGGAGTTCTTCGGCGTGACGTACTGGACGCCGCCGATGCCGAGGCTCTATGCGCCCGTGATGACGGCGGCGACGGTGCCGACCATCACGCTGCTCCTCGCGCTGCTCGGGCTCGCGATGGCCGCGCGCACGCGGCTCGTGCCCACGCTGGGGAAGCTCGTCGAGCGGGTGGGATCGCGCGGTCGCGCGGTGCCTCTGCTGGCGAAGCTCCAGCGAGGGCCGCGCTCGCCGTCGGATCCGGCCGCCACGGAGCTGCTGTGGTTCCTCGGTATCGCGGCCATCTACGCCGCCTGGCTCTCCCCGAAGACGCCCATCTTCGGGGGGACCAAGCACTGGATGACGGCGTACCCCTTCCTGGCGCTGTTCGCTGGGAGCGCGTTCGCGGCGCTCGTCCGACGCGCGGGTATCGCGCTCCGCCGGCAAGGTCGACACGCGGCGCTCGCGCAGCTCGGGCGGGGGCCGCTGCCCGCGGTGGTGATGGGAGCGATGGTGCTCGTTGCGCCGATCGCGGAGACCCTGCACGCCCACCCCTTCGCCCTCTCCGCGTACACCCCGCTCGTGGGCGGCGCCTCGGGGGCCGCCACCCTCGGCCTGAACCGCACCTTCTGGGGGTACACGACCGGCGCGGTGGTCGATTACCTGAACGCCGAGGTGCCCCGCGGAGGGACGGTCTACATCCACGACACCCTGTGGCCCTCGTGGGAGATGCTGATCAGGGACGGGCGGCTGCGCAAAGACATCCGGGGGGTGGGCTCGTCGGCGAAGGCCGACTTCGCGCTCTACCACCACGAGCAGCACATGCAGGGCGAGGCCTACCAGGCCTGGGTCGCCCTCGGGACCACGAGCCCCGCCCACATCGGCGGACTCGATGGCGTCCCGGTGATCCTGGTGTACCGAGCCCGCCGTCCCTGA